A genomic stretch from Candidatus Avedoeria danica includes:
- a CDS encoding class I SAM-dependent methyltransferase — translation MDRLPSAEPFQHPDAYDGVADAYDRFWGDALAPAMLGALDRLLASVPPTDGRGRLLDLCCGTGQLAAGLTDRGWTVVGVDGAEAMLERARRRAPTTTFVRSDMRAFGIGGVLPGESGSEPPFDVVVCAFDSLNHLPDAAALEEVLGRVFGALRPGGRFVFDVNLRAGFEARFEGSLGFADTDLVCVVNAGFDGLYGRYDIAVLRPEAPAALEAPAVPETAWRRTDTTLVQRCFELSEILAALANSGFPDPVVLDAEDDLGMDGHIGRAVFVVDRPG, via the coding sequence ATGGATCGCCTCCCGAGCGCCGAACCCTTCCAGCATCCCGACGCCTACGACGGCGTTGCCGACGCGTACGACCGCTTCTGGGGCGACGCGCTGGCGCCTGCCATGCTCGGCGCGCTCGACCGCCTGCTGGCGTCCGTCCCTCCGACAGACGGCCGCGGCCGACTCCTCGACCTGTGCTGCGGCACCGGCCAGCTGGCCGCCGGCCTGACGGACCGCGGTTGGACCGTTGTCGGCGTCGACGGCGCGGAGGCGATGCTCGAGCGAGCCCGTCGCCGCGCGCCGACCACCACGTTCGTCCGGTCGGACATGCGGGCGTTTGGCATCGGCGGGGTCCTGCCGGGCGAGAGCGGCTCGGAGCCGCCGTTCGATGTCGTCGTCTGCGCGTTCGACAGCTTGAACCACTTGCCGGACGCCGCCGCGCTGGAGGAGGTACTCGGCCGCGTATTCGGCGCGCTCCGCCCCGGCGGCCGGTTCGTGTTCGACGTCAACCTGCGCGCAGGCTTCGAGGCGCGCTTCGAGGGCTCGCTCGGCTTCGCGGACACCGATCTGGTGTGCGTCGTCAACGCCGGCTTCGACGGCTTGTACGGGCGCTACGATATCGCCGTGCTGCGGCCCGAAGCGCCGGCAGCGCTCGAAGCGCCAGCAGTGCCCGAAACGGCCTGGCGTCGGACGGACACGACCCTCGTGCAGCGTTGCTTCGAGCTGTCCGAGATCCTCGCCGCGCTCGCCAACTCCGGCTTTCCGGACCCTGTCGTGCTGGATGCTGAAGACGATCTGGGGATGGACGGGCATATCGGGCGGGCGGTGTTCGTCGTCGACCGACCGGGGTAA
- a CDS encoding sigma-70 family RNA polymerase sigma factor — protein MPEPSRVPIDLVRRAAQGDASAFGQLYEATVDRIHRYVWLRVRDANVAADLTQDIYVNALRGLPRLDAPERFEAWLLRIAHNRVVNHWVGTERRGSEVSIDADDDESADGPSLRNLADPHAAALDDIAVRRVRLDDLSQHLGVLSEAQQEVLALRFGVGLSLAETAAQLGRSEMAIKQLQRRALVTLRERLRAAEVER, from the coding sequence GTGCCGGAGCCCTCCCGCGTGCCGATCGATCTCGTGCGCCGGGCGGCGCAGGGCGACGCGTCGGCGTTCGGCCAGCTGTACGAGGCGACGGTCGACCGCATCCACCGCTACGTCTGGTTGCGCGTCCGCGATGCGAACGTCGCCGCCGACCTCACGCAGGACATCTACGTGAACGCGCTGCGCGGCCTGCCGCGTCTTGACGCCCCGGAGCGCTTCGAGGCCTGGCTGCTGCGGATCGCCCACAACCGCGTCGTGAACCATTGGGTGGGCACCGAGCGGCGCGGTTCCGAGGTCTCGATCGATGCCGACGACGACGAAAGCGCCGACGGGCCGTCGCTGCGCAACCTCGCCGACCCGCATGCCGCCGCGCTGGACGACATCGCCGTCCGGCGCGTCCGGCTCGATGATCTGTCCCAGCACCTCGGCGTGCTGAGCGAAGCGCAGCAGGAAGTGTTGGCGCTGCGCTTCGGTGTCGGCCTCTCGTTGGCCGAGACCGCCGCCCAGCTCGGGCGGTCCGAGATGGCGATCAAACAGCTCCAGCGGCGCGCGCTCGTCACGTTGCGCGAACGGCTGCGGGCTGCGGAGGTGGAACGATGA